The nucleotide sequence AAGCCTCGCTGATGAACGAAGAGCAGGGCACCGTGTCGATGTCCTTCCTGGTCAATGCCGATGGCAGCGTTGCCGATTCGAAAGTCGAGAAGAGCAGCGGCTTCAAGAACCTGGACAAGGCCGCCATCAAGGCCCTGTCCGCATGCAAGTTCAAGCCAGGCACCAAGGATGGCGCTGCGGCGCAAACCTGGACCAAGGTCGATTACGCCTGGAAGCTGGACTGATCCATATATCGCCGGGAGCGGGTCTCCCGGCGT is from Janthinobacterium sp. 61 and encodes:
- a CDS encoding energy transducer TonB; protein product: MFENKRLMSVAAVLLVSVSSAAFAAEVPASFDAKNCKADYPKASLMNEEQGTVSMSFLVNADGSVADSKVEKSSGFKNLDKAAIKALSACKFKPGTKDGAAAQTWTKVDYAWKLD